In Debaryomyces hansenii CBS767 chromosome B complete sequence, one genomic interval encodes:
- a CDS encoding DEHA2B08382p (similar to uniprot|P52893 Saccharomyces cerevisiae YLR089C ALT1 putative alanine transaminase (glutamyc pyruvic transaminase)), which produces MFKRFVSFKAAGKLKLADLNKSTINAKYAVRGKIPIRADELKEQLNDTNNELPFKEIIYANIGNPQQLDQAPLTWYRQVLSVLQNPKLLNSQIDYPKDVIDRAKILLENVGSVGAYSHSQGTPHVRKSVADFITRRDGFPSNSSDIFLTSGASAAVSYLLQVLSSSDRSGFLIPIPQYPLYTATIALNDAVPIGYYLNEENNWSTNPTQIRELIKENNEKGIQIKALVVINPGNPTGSILSYDNIVEIINIAAEHGIAIIADEVYQENVFEGEFVSVKKVLSKLNRLDPQAYNNVQLASLHSTSKGVSGECGQRGGYMELVGFSKEVRDIIFKLASINLCSVVSGQTLMELMINPPTPESPSYELYKSETSKIHKSLQSRADLLYKSFIEMEGITCNKPMGAMYLFPKLNFTPNSYSKLFEASENIGATIDEVYCIELLENTGICCIPGSGFGQVPDTYHLRTTFLPPGSKWIDRWVEFHNDFIAKYKN; this is translated from the coding sequence ATGTTTAAAAGGTTTGTATCATTTAAGGCAGCTGGTAAGTTGAAGCTAGCAGATTTGAACAAGCTGACaataaatgcaaaatatGCTGTCAGAGGAAAGATTCCTATTAGAGCCGACGAGCTCAAAGAACAGTTGAACGACACGAACAATGAGTTGCCGTTTAAGGAGATTATTTATGCTAATATTGGTAATCCACAACAATTGGACCAGGCTCCATTGACATGGTACAGACAGGTGTTATCAGTTTTGCAAAACCCtaagttattgaattccCAGATTGATTATCCGAAGGACGTGATTGATAGAGCTAAGATTTTATTGGAGAATGTGGGATCGGTGGGTGCCTATTCCCATTCACAGGGGACTCCACATGTCAGAAAATCAGTTGCAGATTTCATCACAAGAAGAGATGGATTCCCTAGTAACTCATCGGACATCTTTTTGACCAGTGGTGCTTCCGCCGCCGTGTCTTATTTATTGCAGGTTTTATCGAGTAGTGATCGCTCAGGGTTTTTGATTCCCATCCCCCAGTATCCGTTATACACTGCTACTATTGCCTTGAATGATGCCGTTCCAATTGGATACTATTTGAACGAAGAAAACAATTGGTCTACCAACCCTACTCAAATTAGAGAGTTgatcaaagaaaacaacGAGAAGGGTATTCAAATCAAAGCGTTGGTTGTTATTAACCCGGGTAATCCTACTGGCTCTATCTTGTCGTATGATAATATAGTTGAGATCATTAATATTGCTGCTGAACATGGAATTGCTATTATTGCAGATGAAGTATACCAGGAAAATGTATTTGAAGGAGAGTTTGTTTCGGTGAAGAAGGTTTTATCGAAGTTGAATAGGCTTGATCCTCAAGCCTACAATAATGTGCAATTGGCTTCATTACATTCTACATCGAAGGGGGTGAGTGGCGAATGTGGACAAAGAGGCGGATATATGGAGTTAGTTGGATTTTCAAAGGAAGTGAGagatataatttttaaattgGCCTCAATTAACTTATGCTCTGTTGTTTCTGGACAAACCTTAATGGAGCTAATGATTAATCCCCCAACTCCAGAATCCCCATCGTATGAGTTATACAAATCTGAAACTTCCAAGATCCACAAATCTTTACAGTCAAGAGCCGACTTGTTATATAAATCTTTCATTGAAATGGAAGGTATAACTTGTAATAAACCTATGGGTGCCATGTATCTATTCCCTAAGTTGAATTTTACCCcaaattcatattcaaaattatttgaggCTTCTGAAAACATTGGTGCTACAATAGATGAAGTATATtgtattgaattattagaaaacACTGGTATTTGTTGTATCCCTGGTTCAGGATTTGGTCAAGTACCAGATACGTACCATTTAAGGACTACATTCTTACCGCCAGGGTCGAAATGGATTGATAGATGGGTTGAATTtcataatgattttatagCGAAGTACAAAAACTGA
- a CDS encoding DEHA2B08404p (no similarity), whose amino-acid sequence MGSRRFSLALEHISGNGDANKPITAFLIDKSYANYENSNPCLKEDGVRKNMQLKKSRSAPVINGMIEQTCRLQSDEDKVFAMVPRRRFSICDLNTFDNELPGITQQHASYGKAYSSEPATCPPSSISEGRFQNASAAFPKKHCRRNSVALKFQNPRSIDNSIETEH is encoded by the coding sequence ATGGGCTCTAGACGGTTTTCATTAGCTTTGGAACACATATCAGGAAATGGCGATGCAAACAAGCCTATCACGGCTTTTTTGATCGATAAGAGTTATGCTAACTATGAAAACTCGAATCCGTGTTTGAAAGAGGACGGAGTGCGCAAAAACatgcaattgaagaagtcgAGGTCGGCGCCGGTCATCAATGGCATGATTGAGCAGACTTGCAGACTACAAAGTGACGAAGACAAGGTGTTTGCAATGGTTCCAAGGCGCAGGTTTTCCATTTGCGACTTGAATACATTCGACAACGAATTACCAGGCATTACGCAGCAGCATGCCAGCTATGGAAAGGCATATTCTTCAGAACCAGCGACGTGCCCACCAAGCTCTATTAGCGAGGGAAGATTCCAGAACGCAAGTGCTGCTTTTCCCAAAAAGCATTGCAGACGCAATTCTGTGGCCCTTAAGTTCCAGAATCCCAGATCCATTGATAACTCAATTGAGACTGAACATTAG
- a CDS encoding DEHA2B08426p (similar to uniprot|P27515 Saccharomyces cerevisiae YNR012W URK1 converts ATP and uridine to ADP and UMP) has translation MPNETTKARRSSRISPYHEDSSSFFNIASVLDKQKDTQQINTDSEKCSYIPPWTEPYIIGIAGNSGSGKTSLSQKIIQEINQPWTVLLSFDNFYNPLSQEERQKAFSNEFDFDTPDSLDLDLLYNVVKSLKSGEKTEIPIYSFTKHDRTDKTTTIYGANVIVIEGIYALYDQRLLDLMDIKIYVDTDLDICLARRLTRDILYRGRDLSGAMKQWETFVKPNAVRYVNPTMDNANLVIPRGLDNSIAINLMIKHIQKQLALKSSLHLQSLKSLGVNEFNIGNYGNLNLLPNNNHTRGINSALFNMSTERSDFIFYFDRIAILIIENAIETFENYRSKIVNTAGNYQYQGLDHVDEIFAINIIRSGDCFMNSIKKTFPEISIGKLLIQSAALTGEPQLHFETLPPNLDKIEHKTILLFDAQIISGAAAIMAIQVLLDHKVRMEDIVFCTYLSTEIGLRRILNVFPRVRIVIGKLSTIDDSTKSYNPENFKDTDWCFRNRFIDSLYFGT, from the coding sequence ATGCCAAACGAAACAACCAAGGCAAGAAGGTCATCAAGAATATCACCATATCATGAAGACTCATCGTCTTTTTTTAACATTGCTTCTGTATTAGATAAACAAAAAGATACCCAACAGATAAATACAGATCTGGAAAAATGTTCATATATTCCACCCTGGACGGAGCCATATATTATTGGTATAGCTGGTAATTCAGGATCCGGGAAGACTTCTTTATCTCAAAAGATTATACAAGAAATCAATCAACCTTGGACAGtcttattatcatttgataatttttataATCCGTTGAGTCAAGAAGAAAGACAGAAAGCATTTagtaatgaatttgattttgatacaCCAGATTCACTTGATTTAGatctattatataatgtggtgaaatctttgaaaagtGGTGAAAAGACTGAAATTCCAATCTATTCATTTACTAAGCATGATAGAACAGACAAAACGACTACAATATACGGAGCTAATGTTATTGTAATAGAGGGAATTTATGCTTTGTATGATCAAAGACTACTCGACTTAATGGATATTAAGATCTATGTCGATACAGATCTTGATATTTGTCTTGCCAGACGATTAACAAGAGATATTTTATATAGAGGAAGAGACTTATCTGGTGCTATGAAGCAGTGGGAAACATTTGTGAAGCCAAATGCAGTAAGGTATGTTAATCCTACCATGGATAATGCGAATTTAGTTATTCCTAGAGGTTTGGACAATTCTATTGCAATCAACTTAATGATCAAACACATTCAAAAGCAATTAGCgttaaaatcatcattacATTTACAAAGTTTGAAGAGTTTGGGTGtgaatgaatttaatattggAAATTATGGAAACCTTAATTTGTTACCGAATAATAACCATACAAGAGGGATCAATTCCGCCTTATTCAATATGTCCACTGAGAGATcagattttatattttattttgatagaaTTGCAATTTTAATTATAGAGAATGCTATTGAaacatttgaaaattacaGGTCGAAGATAGTAAATACCGCAGGCAATTACCAGTATCAAGGATTGGACCACgttgatgaaatttttgcaattaatattattagatCTGGGGATTGTTTTATGAATTCTATTAAGAAAACATTTCCTGAGATATCTATTGGTAAATTATTGATCCAATCTGCAGCATTGACAGGAGAACCTCAGTTACATTTCGAGACCTTACCACCAAATTTGGACAAGATCGAACATAAGACGATATTGTTATTTGACGCACAAATTATAAGTGGAGCAGCAGCGATAATGGCAATTCAAGTATTACTTGATCATAAGGTAAGGATGGAAGATATAGTATTTTGCACGTATTTGTCAACAGAAATTGGATTGAGGAGAATTTTAAACGTGTTTCCTAGGGTTAGGATTGTGATTGGGAAATTAAGTACTATTGATGACAGTACTAAATCGTATAACCCagaaaatttcaaagacACCGATTGGTGTTTCAGAAATAGATTCATTGATTCTCTCTACTTTGGTACATAA
- a CDS encoding DEHA2B08448p (similar to uniprot|P20095 Saccharomyces cerevisiae YNR011C PRP2 RNA-dependent ATPase in the DEAH-box family) — translation MSDRIKEGKGGRRKRTDEDQWVSESENELESDTAELKVNTDAGDSAMPSPGILQTSTANEQTENYEDLRDLSRQNYLKKRQASKLRDLSLDIEKYESIVKERALTRHEQEDFEYKQKIYKLITETDESFQSIGRNDEYQLPDDYINTKGKLDKKRKLNALNAKDNYDDKMEKAETTKRNRYENQWELDQLKKAQIANVVSTDEINLPNQDNYEFVFDESQFVSFDQDSPLEGDKPENNTQISKQKASMDEVRKSLPVYKYREQFLDAMSKYQVLIVVGETGSGKTTQLPQYLHEAGYSKSNNGKILKIGCTQPRRVAATSVANRIADEMGVTLGEEVGYSIRFEDKSSDKTIIKYLTDGMLLREFLTDPELSSYGALMIDEAHERTVSTEIILSLLKDIIQIRKDLKLIIASATMNAEKFSNYFNDAPIFNIPGRRFPVDIHYTKNPEANYIQAALTTIFQIHTTQELPGDILVFLTGQDEIETMQESLEEACHKLGSSIKPLIICPVYASLPTDLQKNIFEPTPPNSRKIVLATNIAETSITIEGISYVIDPGYVKENVFNPVTGMESLVVVPCSRASANQRAGRAGRVGPGKCFRLYTKWSFYNEIQANPTPEILRVNLVHIVLLLLSLGITDLINFEFIDPPSSDTLIKSLELLYALGALNSKGELTKTGRKMAEFPIDPMFAKCLISSSTYGVTNEILTVISMLSESASLFYRPKDKREQADKKKESFQVEEGDHLTLLNLWDQWQDTGYSNQWCQDNFIQYKTLKRSKEVRQQLERLCKKTGIPVVEDDKVNKNLMIQKSITAGFFPNIARLSKMGDSYRSLKKNQAVFIHPSSVLYPVKPPPKLILYHELVLTSKEFMRNCMLIDEKWLNELAPHYYSNKDLDILATKKGPSKFK, via the coding sequence ATGTCAGACAGAATCAAGGAAGGAAAAGGTGgacgaagaaaaagaaCTGATGAAGACCAATGGGTTTCCGAATCggaaaatgaattggagTCTGATACTGCTGAATTAAAAGTTAACACTGATGCAGGCGATTCTGCGATGCCTTCCCCAGGAATACTCCAAACGCTGACAGCTAACGAACAAACAGAAAACTATGAGGACTTACGGGATTTATCACGTCAGAATTATCTAAAAAAAAGACAAGCTTCGAAATTACGTGATCTATCGTTAGATATAGAAAAGTATGAATCCATTGTCAAAGAAAGAGCGTTAACTAGGCATGAACaagaagattttgaatataaacaaaaaatatacaaattGATAACCGAAACTGATGAATCTTTTCAGTCTATTGGAAGAAATGATGAGTATCAGTTGCCCGATGATTATATCAATACCAAAGGTAAATTAGATAAGAAACGGAAGTTAAATGCATTGAATGCAAAAGATAATTATGATGACAAAATGGAAAAAGCGGAAACAACCAAACGTAACAGGTATGAAAATCAGTGGGAGCtagatcaattgaaaaaggCACAAATTGCAAATGTTGTTTCTACTGATGAAATCAATCTCCCTAATCAAGATAACTATGAATTTGTTTTTGACGAATCCCAATTTGTTTCGTTTGATCAAGACCTGCCACTAGAAGGAGATAAACCAGAGAATAATACTCAAATCTCGAAACAAAAAGCTTCAATGGATGAAGTTAGAAAATCTTTGCCTGTGTATAAATACAGAGAACAGTTCTTAGATGCAATGTCAAAATACCAAGTTTTGATTGTTGTCGGTGAAACTGGTTCTGGTAAGACTACACAGCTTCCACAATATTTGCATGAAGCAGGATATTCAAAGAGTAATAATGgaaaaattctaaaaattGGTTGTACTCAACCTCGTAGAGTTGCAGCGACTTCTGTTGCTAATAGAATTGCTGATGAAATGGGCGTCACCTTAGGAGAAGAAGTTGGTTACAGTATTCGTTTCGAAGACAAATCTAGTGATAAGactattattaaatatttaacCGATGGTATGTTATTGAGGGAGTTTTTGACTGACCCTGAATTATCTTCCTATGGAGCGTTAATGATTGATGAAGCTCATGAAAGAACGGTATCTACTGAAATAATTCTCAGTCTTTTGAAAGacatcattcaaattagaaaagaCTTGAAATTAATCATTGCGTCAGCAACCATGAATGCAGagaaattttctaattattttaatgatGCAcccattttcaatattccTGGTAGAAGATTCCCCGTTGACATCCATTATACGAAGAATCCAGAAGCAAATTACATACAAGCTGCCCTCACAACGATTTTCCAGATCCACACAACTCAGGAGTTACCTGGTGATATCTTGGTTTTCCTAACTGGacaagatgaaattgaaactaTGCAAGAAAGCTTAGAAGAAGCATGTCACAAACTAGGGTCTCTGATAAAGCCTCTTATAATATGCCCAGTTTATGCTAGTCTTCCAACAGACCTacaaaagaatatattcGAGCCGACCCCACCTAATTCCAGGAAAATCGTTCTAGCGACGAATATTGCTGAAACATCTATTACTATCGAAGGAATATCTTATGTTATCGATCCAGGTTATGTTAAAGAAAATGTCTTTAACCCTGTGACTGGTATGGAAAGCTTGGTTGTTGTTCCTTGTTCCCGTGCTTCTGCAAACCAAAGAGCTGGTAGGGCTGGTAGAGTCGGCCCTGGTAAATGTTTCCGTCTATATACGAAATGGTCGTTCTACAATGAAATACAAGCTAATCCTACTCCCGAGATTTTGAGAGTCAATCTAGTACACATTGTGcttctattattatcattaggTATTActgatttgattaattttgAGTTTATTGACCCTCCCAGCTCTGACACGTTAATCAAATCGCTAGAATTACTTTATGCGTTGGGTGCATTGAATTCCAAGGGTGAATTAACTAAGACTGGAAGAAAAATGGCTGAATTTCCGATTGATCCAATGTTTGCAAAATGTTTAATATCCAGCTCTACTTATGGCGTAAcgaatgaaatattgacAGTCATTTCTATGTTGAGTGAAAGTGCTAGTCTATTCTATAGGCCAAAGGATAAGCGAGAACAAGCtgataagaaaaaagaaTCGTTTCAAGTTGAGGAGGGAGACCACTTAACTTTGCTAAATCTTTGGGACCAATGGCAGGATACTGGATATTCGAATCAGTGGTGTCAGGATAACTTCATTCAGTATAAAACCCTTAAGCGATCAAAAGAGGTTAGACAGCAATTAGAGAGATTATGCAAAAAAACAGGAATTCCTGTGGTCGAAGATGATAAAGTGAACAAAAACCTAATGATACAAAAGTCCATAACTGCAGGCTTTTTTCCCAACATAGCACGATTATCGAAGATGGGTGACTCTTACAGATCATTAAAGAAGAACCAAGCTGTATTTATACACCCTTCATCCGTTTTGTATCCGGTAAAACCTCCACCAAAGCTTATATTATACCATGAATTAGTGCTCACTAGTAAGGAATTCATGAGAAATTGCATGTTAATAGATGAAAAGTGGTTGAACGAATTAGCTCCACATTACTATAGCAATAAGGATTTGGACATCTTGGCCACTAAGAAAGGACCTAGTAAGTTTAAATAG